In Takifugu flavidus isolate HTHZ2018 chromosome 5, ASM371156v2, whole genome shotgun sequence, the following proteins share a genomic window:
- the LOC130526315 gene encoding GRAM domain-containing protein 2B isoform X2, translating to MTDQCMTQQALQEDARRSHRCCSKHVERDIHSDDENVKEQHRYERLVSDPLQAFDSEQQESSGRRKPALVRSKTFDHSLLTHIPTDSDPKIERKKPQYSQISKGNSQYHKIFKEISKEEQLIQSYTCALQKDILYQGRMFVSAHLICFHSKVFGKDTKIAIPVVSVTHIKKTKTAILVPNALVIATENDKYVFVSFLSRDNTYKILMSICPHLEEKSPCSSPIPSSADNSFRGQRSPHFSLRFPGDFVDLDGTLRHRRQELEESSSSDSQTPDYEKIAEFSVPPFLDVVKHAASPESPEHQHKVKRKSKQSSEKQHESHHTGSQQLTNRRTVSVNTLLLVYLFLVCVLLLSSCYLAFKITLLEQKLSTLSSIQDFSQQDKDFLQDTGVNADPFTQLLTLNLIKLEKVQKSLQRLLEEAG from the exons ATGACGGACCAGTGTATGACCCAGCAGGCGTTGCAGGAGGACGCCAGGAGGAGTCACAGATGCTGTTCAAAACACGTGGAAAGAGATATTCA TTCGGATGATGAAAACGTGAAGGAGCAGCACCGGTATGAGAGGTTGGTCAGTGATCCTCTGCAAGCCTTTGATTCAGAGCAACAGGAGAGTTCAGGCCGAAGGAAACCAGCGCTGGTCAG GTCAAAGACTTTCGATCACTCCTTGTTGACTCACATCCCGACAGACTCGGACCCCAAGATAGAGAGAAAGAAGCCGCAGTACAGCCAG aTCTCAAAGGGCAACAGCCAGTACCATAAAATATTTAAGGAAATCAGCAAAGAGGAGCAGCTCATCCAGA GTTACACCTGCGCTCTGCAGAAGGACATCCTCTACCAAGGACGGATGTTTGTCTCCGCCCACTTGATCTGCTTCCACTCCAAAGTGTTCGGCAAAGACACCAAG ATCGCCATTCCCGTCGTGTCGGTCACTCACATCAAGAAGACCAAAACCGCCATTCTGGTGCCAAACGCTTTGGTGATCGCAACCGAAAACGATAAG TATGTCTTTGTGTCCTTCCTGTCCCGAGACAACACCTACAAGATCCTgatgtccatctgtcctcatctggaG GAGAAGAGTCCGTGCAGCAGCCCCATTCCCTCCTCGGCTGACAACAgcttcagaggtcagaggtcaccccaCTTCTCACTG AGGTTTCCAGGTGACTTTGTGGATCTGGATGGAACGCTCAGACACAGGAGGCAGGAgttggaggagagcagcagctccgaCTCCCAAACCCCCGACTATGAGAAGATCGCAG AATTTTCTGTACCTCCTTTTCTGGATGTGGTTAAACACGCCGCTTCCCCTGAAAGtccagagcatcaacacaaagtAAAGAGGAAGAGCAAGCAGAGCTCAGAGAAACAGCACGAGTCACATCACACCG GCTCACAGCAGCTGACAAACAGGAGAACAGTTTCTGTCAACACTCTTCTGCTCGTCTACTTGTTTCT agtgtgtgtcctgctccTGTCTTCCTGTTACCTCGCCTTTAAGATCACCTTACTGGAGCAGAAGCTGTCAACGCTCAGCTCCATCCAGGACTTCTCCCAACAGGA TAAAGACTTCCTGCAGGACACTGGTGTGAACGCAGACCCCTTCACTCAACTCCTGACCCTGAACCTGATAAAGCTGGAGAAG GTTCAAAAGAGCCTGCAGAGACTTCTGGAAGAAGCGGGGTAA
- the LOC130526315 gene encoding GRAM domain-containing protein 2B isoform X1, whose translation MTDQCMTQQALQEDARRSHRCCSKHVERDIHSDDENVKEQHRYERLVSDPLQAFDSEQQESSGRRKPALVRSKTFDHSLLTHIPTDSDPKIERKKPQYSQISKGNSQYHKIFKEISKEEQLIQSYTCALQKDILYQGRMFVSAHLICFHSKVFGKDTKIAIPVVSVTHIKKTKTAILVPNALVIATENDKYVFVSFLSRDNTYKILMSICPHLEVGQMSHMQRNEKSPCSSPIPSSADNSFRGQRSPHFSLRFPGDFVDLDGTLRHRRQELEESSSSDSQTPDYEKIAEFSVPPFLDVVKHAASPESPEHQHKVKRKSKQSSEKQHESHHTGSQQLTNRRTVSVNTLLLVYLFLVCVLLLSSCYLAFKITLLEQKLSTLSSIQDFSQQDKDFLQDTGVNADPFTQLLTLNLIKLEKVQKSLQRLLEEAG comes from the exons ATGACGGACCAGTGTATGACCCAGCAGGCGTTGCAGGAGGACGCCAGGAGGAGTCACAGATGCTGTTCAAAACACGTGGAAAGAGATATTCA TTCGGATGATGAAAACGTGAAGGAGCAGCACCGGTATGAGAGGTTGGTCAGTGATCCTCTGCAAGCCTTTGATTCAGAGCAACAGGAGAGTTCAGGCCGAAGGAAACCAGCGCTGGTCAG GTCAAAGACTTTCGATCACTCCTTGTTGACTCACATCCCGACAGACTCGGACCCCAAGATAGAGAGAAAGAAGCCGCAGTACAGCCAG aTCTCAAAGGGCAACAGCCAGTACCATAAAATATTTAAGGAAATCAGCAAAGAGGAGCAGCTCATCCAGA GTTACACCTGCGCTCTGCAGAAGGACATCCTCTACCAAGGACGGATGTTTGTCTCCGCCCACTTGATCTGCTTCCACTCCAAAGTGTTCGGCAAAGACACCAAG ATCGCCATTCCCGTCGTGTCGGTCACTCACATCAAGAAGACCAAAACCGCCATTCTGGTGCCAAACGCTTTGGTGATCGCAACCGAAAACGATAAG TATGTCTTTGTGTCCTTCCTGTCCCGAGACAACACCTACAAGATCCTgatgtccatctgtcctcatctggaGGTAGGACAGATGTCCCACATGCAGAGAAAC GAGAAGAGTCCGTGCAGCAGCCCCATTCCCTCCTCGGCTGACAACAgcttcagaggtcagaggtcaccccaCTTCTCACTG AGGTTTCCAGGTGACTTTGTGGATCTGGATGGAACGCTCAGACACAGGAGGCAGGAgttggaggagagcagcagctccgaCTCCCAAACCCCCGACTATGAGAAGATCGCAG AATTTTCTGTACCTCCTTTTCTGGATGTGGTTAAACACGCCGCTTCCCCTGAAAGtccagagcatcaacacaaagtAAAGAGGAAGAGCAAGCAGAGCTCAGAGAAACAGCACGAGTCACATCACACCG GCTCACAGCAGCTGACAAACAGGAGAACAGTTTCTGTCAACACTCTTCTGCTCGTCTACTTGTTTCT agtgtgtgtcctgctccTGTCTTCCTGTTACCTCGCCTTTAAGATCACCTTACTGGAGCAGAAGCTGTCAACGCTCAGCTCCATCCAGGACTTCTCCCAACAGGA TAAAGACTTCCTGCAGGACACTGGTGTGAACGCAGACCCCTTCACTCAACTCCTGACCCTGAACCTGATAAAGCTGGAGAAG GTTCAAAAGAGCCTGCAGAGACTTCTGGAAGAAGCGGGGTAA
- the LOC130526315 gene encoding GRAM domain-containing protein 2B isoform X3, translated as MTDQCMTQQALQEDARRSHRCCSKHVERDIQSKTFDHSLLTHIPTDSDPKIERKKPQYSQISKGNSQYHKIFKEISKEEQLIQSYTCALQKDILYQGRMFVSAHLICFHSKVFGKDTKIAIPVVSVTHIKKTKTAILVPNALVIATENDKYVFVSFLSRDNTYKILMSICPHLEVGQMSHMQRNEKSPCSSPIPSSADNSFRGQRSPHFSLRFPGDFVDLDGTLRHRRQELEESSSSDSQTPDYEKIAEFSVPPFLDVVKHAASPESPEHQHKVKRKSKQSSEKQHESHHTGSQQLTNRRTVSVNTLLLVYLFLVCVLLLSSCYLAFKITLLEQKLSTLSSIQDFSQQDKDFLQDTGVNADPFTQLLTLNLIKLEKVQKSLQRLLEEAG; from the exons ATGACGGACCAGTGTATGACCCAGCAGGCGTTGCAGGAGGACGCCAGGAGGAGTCACAGATGCTGTTCAAAACACGTGGAAAGAGATATTCA GTCAAAGACTTTCGATCACTCCTTGTTGACTCACATCCCGACAGACTCGGACCCCAAGATAGAGAGAAAGAAGCCGCAGTACAGCCAG aTCTCAAAGGGCAACAGCCAGTACCATAAAATATTTAAGGAAATCAGCAAAGAGGAGCAGCTCATCCAGA GTTACACCTGCGCTCTGCAGAAGGACATCCTCTACCAAGGACGGATGTTTGTCTCCGCCCACTTGATCTGCTTCCACTCCAAAGTGTTCGGCAAAGACACCAAG ATCGCCATTCCCGTCGTGTCGGTCACTCACATCAAGAAGACCAAAACCGCCATTCTGGTGCCAAACGCTTTGGTGATCGCAACCGAAAACGATAAG TATGTCTTTGTGTCCTTCCTGTCCCGAGACAACACCTACAAGATCCTgatgtccatctgtcctcatctggaGGTAGGACAGATGTCCCACATGCAGAGAAAC GAGAAGAGTCCGTGCAGCAGCCCCATTCCCTCCTCGGCTGACAACAgcttcagaggtcagaggtcaccccaCTTCTCACTG AGGTTTCCAGGTGACTTTGTGGATCTGGATGGAACGCTCAGACACAGGAGGCAGGAgttggaggagagcagcagctccgaCTCCCAAACCCCCGACTATGAGAAGATCGCAG AATTTTCTGTACCTCCTTTTCTGGATGTGGTTAAACACGCCGCTTCCCCTGAAAGtccagagcatcaacacaaagtAAAGAGGAAGAGCAAGCAGAGCTCAGAGAAACAGCACGAGTCACATCACACCG GCTCACAGCAGCTGACAAACAGGAGAACAGTTTCTGTCAACACTCTTCTGCTCGTCTACTTGTTTCT agtgtgtgtcctgctccTGTCTTCCTGTTACCTCGCCTTTAAGATCACCTTACTGGAGCAGAAGCTGTCAACGCTCAGCTCCATCCAGGACTTCTCCCAACAGGA TAAAGACTTCCTGCAGGACACTGGTGTGAACGCAGACCCCTTCACTCAACTCCTGACCCTGAACCTGATAAAGCTGGAGAAG GTTCAAAAGAGCCTGCAGAGACTTCTGGAAGAAGCGGGGTAA